In Gemmata obscuriglobus, a single genomic region encodes these proteins:
- a CDS encoding IS5/IS1182 family transposase codes for MARRDDPECLFAPQSELAPRSIKYTRPEIVKAVLYLSRGGCPCRKFPHDLQPWKTVSHYLYTCRAAGVWEQVHNALRSEIRASAGWEPIPSAGIIDSQSVKATDT; via the coding sequence ATGGCACGTCGGGATGATCCCGAGTGTCTATTTGCGCCGCAGAGCGAGCTTGCACCCCGCTCGATCAAGTACACGCGGCCAGAGATCGTCAAAGCGGTCCTGTACTTATCCCGAGGCGGGTGCCCGTGCCGCAAGTTCCCGCACGACTTGCAGCCGTGGAAGACGGTTTCGCACTACCTTTATACGTGTCGCGCGGCCGGGGTCTGGGAGCAGGTGCACAATGCGCTGCGGTCCGAGATCCGGGCGTCCGCCGGGTGGGAACCAATCCCGAGTGCCGGCATCATAGACTCCCAGTCGGTGAAGGCCACTGATACATGA
- a CDS encoding RNA polymerase sigma factor yields MPNLMMPQGEANPPDPRGSGRRAEFEALHQQHSREVWALAYARWMDSDLALDITQEAFLRLWKHWEAGAEDIQNPRAWLLRVARNLAEDYAKSAFRRNGTQPPELLNGVRSSQPLPADEMERQEQFAQLRAVLDELAPADREILTLRYALDYDANTIAERLNIAVTAVHMRLSRARQRLAERLTTHGDFAPGEPTGETQA; encoded by the coding sequence GTGCCGAACCTGATGATGCCGCAAGGCGAAGCGAATCCCCCGGACCCGCGCGGCTCCGGCCGGCGGGCGGAGTTTGAGGCGCTTCACCAGCAGCACAGCCGGGAAGTGTGGGCGCTGGCGTACGCGCGGTGGATGGACTCGGACCTCGCCCTGGACATCACGCAAGAGGCATTCTTGCGGTTGTGGAAGCACTGGGAGGCCGGGGCCGAAGACATCCAGAACCCCCGGGCGTGGCTGCTGCGTGTCGCGAGAAACCTCGCGGAAGATTACGCAAAAAGTGCGTTCCGGCGGAACGGGACGCAGCCGCCCGAGCTATTGAATGGCGTGCGGTCCTCGCAACCGCTGCCGGCCGACGAGATGGAACGCCAGGAGCAGTTCGCCCAACTGCGGGCCGTGCTAGACGAACTGGCCCCCGCGGACCGTGAGATTCTCACCCTGCGCTACGCCCTCGATTACGACGCGAACACGATCGCCGAGCGGCTCAACATCGCTGTGACGGCGGTTCACATGCGCCTGAGCCGTGCGCGACAGCGGCTCGCGGAACGACTCACGACCCACGGAGACTTCGCCCCAGGTGAACCCACGGGCGAAACCCAAGCATGA
- the proB gene encoding glutamate 5-kinase, protein MIDPVRQDVVAGAGTVVIKVGTNVLADPTGRLDRHRIDSLADQLHRIRAGGRKVVLVTSGAIGAGVGKLGLGKRPADLAHLQACAAVGQSALMQLYQESLSRYGVHTAQILLTASDFENRARYLNARNTIATLFEYGALPIINENDTVSVAEIKFGDNDHLAAMVTNLLLAPLLVLLTNVDGLYSDDPRGNPDAKLLATVPNIDASVTGLAAATKSALGTGGMTSKLKAARLVTVAGEAVIMANGSLDGILDRVFGGEPVGTLFLPHGEGVSSRKRWFGLTVRPKGVFHLDAGARQAVLEGRSLLPVGVIAVEGEFRKGDVVSICDAAGAEMARGLTNYPSVAVERIRGLQTERIAAVLGTVPYPELVHRDNLVLTAQ, encoded by the coding sequence ATGATCGATCCGGTGCGCCAGGATGTCGTTGCGGGGGCCGGAACGGTCGTCATCAAGGTCGGCACAAACGTTCTCGCCGATCCGACCGGGCGTCTGGACCGGCACCGCATCGATTCTCTCGCGGACCAACTCCACCGGATCCGCGCGGGCGGCCGAAAGGTTGTTCTGGTGACGTCCGGGGCGATCGGCGCCGGGGTCGGGAAGCTCGGCCTCGGGAAGCGCCCGGCCGACCTGGCCCACCTTCAGGCGTGTGCCGCGGTGGGGCAGTCCGCGCTGATGCAACTCTACCAGGAGAGCCTGTCGCGGTACGGGGTCCACACCGCCCAAATTCTCCTGACCGCCAGCGACTTCGAGAACCGCGCCCGTTACCTGAACGCCCGCAACACAATTGCAACACTGTTCGAGTACGGCGCGCTGCCGATCATCAACGAAAACGACACCGTGTCGGTGGCCGAAATCAAGTTCGGCGACAACGACCACCTCGCCGCGATGGTCACGAACCTGCTGCTCGCGCCGCTGCTGGTCCTGCTCACGAACGTGGACGGCCTCTACTCCGACGACCCGCGCGGCAACCCGGATGCGAAACTACTGGCAACCGTTCCGAACATTGACGCGTCGGTGACCGGCCTCGCCGCCGCGACGAAAAGCGCGCTGGGGACCGGGGGAATGACGAGCAAGCTCAAGGCGGCTCGGCTCGTTACCGTTGCCGGGGAAGCGGTCATCATGGCGAACGGGTCGCTCGACGGCATTCTGGACCGCGTGTTCGGGGGCGAACCGGTCGGGACACTGTTCCTCCCCCACGGGGAAGGGGTTTCGTCGCGGAAGCGGTGGTTCGGGCTGACGGTGCGGCCGAAAGGGGTGTTTCACCTCGACGCCGGAGCCCGGCAGGCCGTTCTGGAAGGGCGGAGCTTGCTGCCGGTCGGCGTAATCGCGGTAGAGGGGGAGTTCCGAAAAGGCGACGTGGTATCAATTTGCGACGCGGCCGGCGCCGAAATGGCGCGCGGCCTGACCAACTACCCGTCGGTCGCGGTGGAACGTATCCGCGGGCTCCAGACCGAGCGAATCGCGGCGGTACTCGGCACGGTCCCGTATCCAGAACTCGTTCACCGCGACAACCTGGTTCTGACGGCGCAGTGA
- a CDS encoding S41 family peptidase, whose amino-acid sequence MTAWASIRRLLAAGTLAFAAFAIPLPASGAPEPRPVRPSKPTPTQLRELAEKAEKTGDWEAAFNNYCLLFVADRSALDVREKLNTALRHTQQLRRHRDPAFQQFVTGMPLDGGLDLLAEVFQKLPGMYADRDKATAQNLWAHAIRELDRAFGSPAFKQAFLDNPRSDKVDQFRAQLREHWARRPIADHKEARSGMRRLIAVAQDHFTLKAPAALAVEAASGACSGLDEYTVFLTPATGTEANAVPDLAAAGLYLGAIHDAVVIEGVTPNSWFALTYPHVRRGDRVVRANNRTIDPVTLPAVAGALRAPIEGAHHLDLRGAEDDAKIQVRIPVTIPSVYGTRMLPDKPVGYTRIGHFQASTPRDLDEALNALKTAGARAAVIDLRGNHGGSFLAAVETARRLLPTGLIVTTQGQVGEVANRAFSSVTGMAAHDVPIVLLIDAETASAAEVLAAALKDNNRATLVGVPSFGKGSVQYPLRLVTLDDVEPGSGKSGKAPKAGTVRVTIARLIAPTSGPITGTGVGPHLVEADPVLQLELAAEKAEELGHMPPGTPLPSPGAPMSP is encoded by the coding sequence ATGACCGCGTGGGCCTCAATCCGCCGGTTGCTTGCCGCCGGCACGCTCGCGTTCGCGGCCTTTGCGATCCCGCTCCCGGCCTCCGGCGCGCCGGAGCCGAGACCCGTCCGACCGTCGAAGCCCACCCCCACGCAGCTCCGCGAACTGGCCGAAAAGGCTGAAAAGACCGGTGACTGGGAAGCGGCCTTCAACAACTACTGTCTGCTCTTCGTCGCCGACCGCTCGGCCCTTGATGTACGGGAAAAGCTCAACACCGCGCTCCGGCACACGCAGCAACTCCGCCGGCACCGCGACCCGGCGTTTCAGCAGTTCGTCACTGGGATGCCGCTCGACGGCGGGCTGGACCTGCTCGCCGAGGTGTTCCAAAAGCTCCCCGGGATGTACGCCGACCGCGATAAGGCGACCGCCCAGAACCTGTGGGCGCATGCGATCCGAGAACTCGACCGGGCGTTCGGTAGCCCGGCGTTCAAGCAGGCGTTCCTCGACAACCCGCGGTCCGACAAGGTCGACCAGTTCCGCGCGCAGCTCCGCGAGCACTGGGCACGCCGGCCGATCGCGGACCACAAGGAGGCCCGCTCCGGGATGCGGCGCCTGATCGCGGTCGCCCAGGACCACTTCACGCTCAAAGCGCCCGCGGCCCTGGCCGTCGAGGCCGCCAGCGGTGCGTGCAGCGGGCTCGACGAGTACACGGTGTTCCTCACCCCCGCAACGGGAACGGAAGCGAACGCGGTGCCCGACTTGGCCGCGGCCGGGCTCTACCTCGGGGCGATCCATGACGCCGTGGTGATCGAAGGGGTGACCCCGAACTCGTGGTTCGCGCTGACGTACCCTCACGTGCGGCGCGGCGACCGGGTGGTGCGGGCGAACAACCGCACGATCGACCCGGTGACGTTACCCGCCGTCGCAGGGGCGCTGCGGGCGCCGATCGAGGGGGCTCACCACCTCGACCTCCGCGGCGCGGAGGACGACGCCAAGATTCAGGTCCGAATTCCTGTTACAATCCCCTCGGTGTACGGCACCCGAATGCTGCCCGACAAGCCGGTCGGGTACACGCGGATCGGGCACTTCCAGGCGTCTACACCCCGGGACCTCGATGAGGCACTCAACGCCCTCAAGACCGCCGGCGCGCGGGCGGCCGTGATCGACCTGCGAGGCAACCACGGCGGGTCGTTCCTCGCGGCGGTCGAGACCGCCCGGCGGCTGCTGCCGACCGGCCTCATCGTGACCACGCAGGGGCAGGTGGGCGAGGTCGCGAACCGGGCCTTCTCGTCCGTGACCGGCATGGCCGCACACGACGTTCCCATCGTGCTGCTCATCGACGCCGAAACCGCCTCGGCCGCGGAGGTGCTCGCGGCGGCCCTCAAGGACAACAACCGTGCGACGCTCGTCGGGGTGCCGAGCTTCGGAAAGGGCAGCGTGCAGTACCCGCTGCGGCTGGTAACGCTCGACGACGTCGAGCCGGGATCGGGGAAGTCCGGAAAAGCGCCCAAAGCGGGCACGGTGCGCGTCACCATCGCCCGGCTGATCGCGCCCACCAGCGGCCCGATTACGGGCACGGGGGTCGGGCCGCACCTCGTGGAAGCGGACCCGGTTCTCCAGCTCGAACTCGCCGCCGAGAAGGCCGAAGAGCTGGGGCACATGCCACCGGGCACGCCACTGCCGAGTCCTGGGGCGCCGATGAGCCCGTGA